The proteins below come from a single Larimichthys crocea isolate SSNF chromosome XIV, L_crocea_2.0, whole genome shotgun sequence genomic window:
- the LOC109140678 gene encoding uncharacterized protein LOC109140678 isoform X1, translated as MQQDEHKKNNNQKTASLHCKLSRAELSCRHCRATATSTMKNFILMTALSLCSFGQIFISYSESHTVEVQPGENVTLLSKNISKYEAVTFWFRLVDRNTANCISVMINFNKVEYCKTFQSGRFQMGTNVSSVFLNIQKVDLSDSGLYLCGFYIKGRPSFTVVHLNVKGSNEPHDDMESKSINESAGAKLTSVILGSLIVFLLMVIIGLLVKIRKLQTAHREGQSPEQRENLGSAAVKFLPKTVRNRRPASERQEETCVIYQKSEVLD; from the exons ATGCAACAGGatgagcacaaaaaaaacaacaaccaaaaaaccGCCTCCTTACATTGCAAACTTTCTAGGGCAGAGCTCAGTTGCAGACATTGCAGAGCAACAGCCACAAGCACCATGAAAAACTTCATCTTGATGACAGCTTTAAGTCTCTGCAGCTTTG gccAGATATTTATCTCGTATTCTGAGTCTCACACTGTGGAGGTTCAGCCTGGTGAAAATGTGACACTGCTGAGTAAAAACATCTCCAAATATGAAGCTGTGACATTCTGGTTCAGACTGGTCGACAGAAATACGGCCAACTGTATCTCTGTTATGATCAACTTTAACAAAGTGGAATACTGCAAAACGTTTCAAAGTGGAAGATTTCAAATGGGAACCAACGTCTCCAGTGTCTTTCTCAACATCCAAAAAGTGGATTTATCGGACTCTGGACTGTATTTGTGTGGATTTTACATAAAGGGACGTCCAAGTTTCACTGTAGTACATCTAAATGTTAAAG GCAGCAATGAGCCACATGATGACATGGAGAGCAAGAGTATAA ACGAGTCTGCAGGAGCAAAGCTGACGAGTGTGATCCTGGGGAGTCTGATTGTTTTCCTTCTAATGGTCATCATTGGTCTGCTTGTTAAAATCCGGAAACTTCAGACAG CTCATAGAGAAGGACAGAGTCCAGAGCAAAGAGAG AATCTGGGCTCTGCAGCGGTGAAGTTTCTTCCAAAGACAGTTAGAAACAGAAGACCTGCTtcagagagacaagaggagactTGTGTGATTTATCAGAAGTCAGAAGTGCTTGATTAA
- the LOC109140678 gene encoding uncharacterized protein LOC109140678 isoform X2 has product MDLKTVLSLCSFSWIFLSCSDSHTVEVQPGEDVTLLTNNMDKYHSMTSWFRLVNRTKFSCISRLVKSDVEYCQGYQGGKFKMESNISTVFLKIKQVDVSDSGLYVCKFHGSGCPAISAIHLNVKDTVTRTDAEQHDDVDGKCKNESAGAKLTSVILGSLIVFLLMVIIGLLVKIRKLQTAHREGQSPEQRENLGSAAVKFLPKTVRNRRPASERQEETCVIYQKSEVLD; this is encoded by the exons ATGGACCTGAAGACAGTTTTAAGTCTCTGCAGCTTCA GCTGGATCTTTCTCTCATGTTCTGACTCTCACACTGTGGAGGTTCAGCCTGGTGAAGATGTGACACTTCTGActaacaacatggacaaatatCATTCTATGACATCCTGGTTCAGACTGGTCAACAGAACCAAGTTTAGCTGCATCTCTAGACTGGTCAAATCTGACGTTGAATACTGCCAGGGATATCAAGGCGGAAAATTTAAAATGGAATCCaacatctccactgtctttctCAAGATCAAACAAGTGGATGTGTCAGATTCTGGACTGTATGTCTGTAAATTTCACGGAAGTGGATGTCCAGCTATCAGTGCAATACATCTAAATGTTAAAGATACGGTCACGAGGACAGATGCAGAGCAACATGATGACGTGGACGGCAAGTGCAAAA ACGAGTCTGCAGGAGCAAAGCTGACGAGTGTGATCCTGGGGAGTCTGATTGTTTTCCTTCTAATGGTCATCATTGGTCTGCTTGTTAAAATCCGGAAACTTCAGACAG CTCATAGAGAAGGACAGAGTCCAGAGCAAAGAGAG AATCTGGGCTCTGCAGCGGTGAAGTTTCTTCCAAAGACAGTTAGAAACAGAAGACCTGCTtcagagagacaagaggagactTGTGTGATTTATCAGAAGTCAGAAGTGCTTGATTAA
- the LOC109140678 gene encoding uncharacterized protein LOC109140678 isoform X3, giving the protein MDLKTVLSLCSFSWIFLSCSDSHTVEVQPGEDVTLLTNNMDKYHSMTSWFRLVNRTKFSCISRLVKSDVEYCQGYQGGKFKMESNISTVFLKIKQVDVSDSGLYVCKFHGSGCPAISAIHLNVKDTVTRTDAEQHDDVDGKCKNECAGAKLMSVILGSLIVFLLMVIVGLVVKILKLQTAHREGQSPEQRENLGSAAVKFLPKTVRNRRPASERQEETCVIYQKSEVLD; this is encoded by the exons ATGGACCTGAAGACAGTTTTAAGTCTCTGCAGCTTCA GCTGGATCTTTCTCTCATGTTCTGACTCTCACACTGTGGAGGTTCAGCCTGGTGAAGATGTGACACTTCTGActaacaacatggacaaatatCATTCTATGACATCCTGGTTCAGACTGGTCAACAGAACCAAGTTTAGCTGCATCTCTAGACTGGTCAAATCTGACGTTGAATACTGCCAGGGATATCAAGGCGGAAAATTTAAAATGGAATCCaacatctccactgtctttctCAAGATCAAACAAGTGGATGTGTCAGATTCTGGACTGTATGTCTGTAAATTTCACGGAAGTGGATGTCCAGCTATCAGTGCAATACATCTAAATGTTAAAGATACGGTCACGAGGACAGATGCAGAGCAACATGATGACGTGGACGGCAAGTGCAAAA ACGAGTGTGCAGGAGCAAAGCTGATGAGTGTGATCCTGGGGAGTCTGATTGTTTTCCTTCTGATGGTCATCGTTGGTCTGGTTGTTAAAATCCTGAAACTTCAGACAG CTCATAGAGAAGGACAGAGTCCAGAGCAAAGAGAG AATCTGGGCTCTGCAGCGGTGAAGTTTCTTCCAAAGACAGTTAGAAACAGAAGACCTGCTtcagagagacaagaggagactTGTGTGATTTATCAGAAGTCAGAAGTGCTTGATTAA
- the LOC109140678 gene encoding uncharacterized protein LOC109140678 isoform X4: protein MDLKTVLSLCSFSWIFLSCSDSHTVEVQPGEDVTLLTNNMDKYHSMTSWFRLVNRTKFSCISRLVKSDVEYCQGYQGGKFKMESNISTVFLKIKQVDVSDSGLYVCKFHGSGCPAISAIHLNVKDTVTRTDAEQHDDVDGKCKNECAGAKLMSVILGSLIVFLLMVIVGLVVKILKLQTAHREGQSPEQRENMSSGDLNYAAVKFQPKARRREPEPNVIYASTR, encoded by the exons ATGGACCTGAAGACAGTTTTAAGTCTCTGCAGCTTCA GCTGGATCTTTCTCTCATGTTCTGACTCTCACACTGTGGAGGTTCAGCCTGGTGAAGATGTGACACTTCTGActaacaacatggacaaatatCATTCTATGACATCCTGGTTCAGACTGGTCAACAGAACCAAGTTTAGCTGCATCTCTAGACTGGTCAAATCTGACGTTGAATACTGCCAGGGATATCAAGGCGGAAAATTTAAAATGGAATCCaacatctccactgtctttctCAAGATCAAACAAGTGGATGTGTCAGATTCTGGACTGTATGTCTGTAAATTTCACGGAAGTGGATGTCCAGCTATCAGTGCAATACATCTAAATGTTAAAGATACGGTCACGAGGACAGATGCAGAGCAACATGATGACGTGGACGGCAAGTGCAAAA ACGAGTGTGCAGGAGCAAAGCTGATGAGTGTGATCCTGGGGAGTCTGATTGTTTTCCTTCTGATGGTCATCGTTGGTCTGGTTGTTAAAATCCTGAAACTTCAGACAG CTCATAGAGAAGGACAGAGCCCAGAGCAAAGAGAG AACATGAGCTCTGGTGACCTGAACTATGCAGCAGTAAAATTTCAACCCaaagcaagaagaagagagcCAGAGCCAAATGTTATTTATGCTTCCACCAGATAG